CTACAGCAAGGAACGTATCCCGGGCAAGGGTGTTTTCATTAACACAGGCCCTGAATTTCTGGTTGGCTGTGACTGCAAGGATGGGTGTCGGGACAAGTGAGTTGGTAGGGGAATTGCTGCCCCTGCCTCCAACTTTATCATAGTTGCCTTTTTACCTCTTCCTTTGCTTTATATCTGTACTACTTTCCCTATTTCCCTTTACCTTCTCCCTCAGCTGGaactcctgccacagggcctccATGAAAGCTCTGAGGTAGGGAGGCTAGAGTCTGATGTGGCCCCACTGAGTAaccctgtgtatgtgtgtcttgtggtgtgtttttttttccctctcatccTCTCCCTTTTTACTTTGCTTCCCTCTGTCTTGGACAGATCCAAGTGTGCCTGCCATCAGCTGACTATCCAGGCTACAGCCTGTACTCCAGGGGGCCAAATCAACCCTAATTCTGGCTACCAGTACAAGAGACTAGAAGAGTGTCTACCCACTGGGTAAGTAGTCGGGGGATGTTGGGACACCTCAGAGACTGAGGAGcatgtttttgtctttctgtatttacagaaaccatcagaaatttagaaattagaaCCAAAAATAGAGTACCAAAATGgccattttattaattaaatcttattttctgaATTCCCAGGAATTTCTTTTGTAGGCTTTCCTTGAAATGAAGGCATAGAATGATTGAATAGCAGGTTTTATTGCAGAGAAAGATTATCTTAATTTCATAGCTGTATGAATGTTCTAACACATTGTGATTTGCTCTGGCAAGTGAAATGTGTTCAGAGAGGAGAAATAATCATGGACCTGATTATATAAGACTTTGTAAACCAGAATGAAAAGTTAGGATCGAATTCATGGTGCCGTTAGATGATTTTAAGCAAGCAAGTGATGTGATATTCCTTAAGGTTACTCTGGCTTCTCTGTGGAGCATAAGTCTTAAGACAGCAAAAGCAAAATTTAGAAGCTCAGTTAGGAATTAATTACAGGAGTATAGGTGAGAGAGTTGGTGGTGGCTGGGGCTTCTACTAGAATGGAGGTGGTAGTAGAGATGAAAGAGAAtggggccaggtgctgtggctcaggcctgtaatcctagcactctgggaggccgaggtgggcggattgctctagctcaggagttcgaaaccaacctgagcgagaccccgtctctaccaaaaatagaaagaaattaattgaccaactaaaaatatatatacaaaaaattagccgggcatggtggtgcatgcttgtagtcccagctactcaggaggctgaggcaggaggatcgcttgagctcaggagattgaggtttctgtgagctaggctgacgccatggcactcactctagcctgggcaacaaagcgagactctgtctcaaaaaaaaaaaaaaagacttgggaTGCTTAGGAGGTGCAGCTACAGAACTTGATAGATTGACTTTGAAGTGGAAGGCAAGGAGTAGAATCAAGGACAGTTGGGCTTGAATAACTAAGTGGATGTTGGTGCTTTTTCCTGAGATGGAAGACCAAAGGAATTGCAAGTTTCAGTGAAATTCAGCTTTTGTTTTGACCATGTTAAGTCTGAGATGCCTGTTAGGCAATCCAAGTGCAAATGTCAAGAAGGCAGTAGGATTTTTGCAGAGAAATATAAAGGCTGGACATAAAGATTTAGGAATCATCAGCACAGTAGTAATATCTAAAGCCTGAACGATTTCACCTAGAGAGAATGTTGATATAGACAAGGATTAAGCGCTGAGTGCCCCAACACTTTAGAGGTTAAGCAGAAGAGGTGGAGCCAGTGTCCAAGATTGATGACAAGAACGAGGAAGACAATGAAAGAGAAGAATATAGTATGGTAAATtgatatatataaacatgtgaACTAATAAATTTAGTGCTCAAGTTACATCGTTAACAACTGGAGAGGAGAAAAGCATCAATGAAATCATTCAGAAAATATCCCATAACTGAAGAGCCCAATCAGGTCTCAAGCATAATAGGTGAAAATAGATCCCCACTAAGAGACatgatcataaaataaaatgtcagaacACTGAGGACCAAGAAAATCCTGAAAGCTtctacagaaaagaaatagaccacataaaaaaataaagacttgaaaTGACTCCAGCCTTCTCAAAATAACATTGGAAGCTACATGGCAATTGAGGAATCAATTCAGAATTCTATGGGAAAATTAgttccaacctagaattctaagCTCAGGTAAACTATCTGTTAAGTGTTAAGGTAGgctaaagacatttttaaacatgCAGTACCTCAAAGCTTTTCATTATTCCCCTTCTCCAAAAGTTACCGGAAATGTTTGCCAAAATGAGGGGGAAAGCCAAGAAAGAGGAAGGCAATGATGGTGCAGTAAAGGGAACTTCcaggtgggcgtggtggctcacgcctgtaatcctagcactctgggaggcccaggcaggcagattgctagagctcaggagttctaaaccagcctgagtgagaccccgtctctactaaaaagaaaaagaaattaattgaccaactaaaaatatatatatacaaaaaattagctgggcatggtggcgcatgcctatagtcccagttacttaggaggctgaggcagtaggatcgcttgagcccaggagattgaggttgctgtgagctaggctgacgccatggctctcactctagcctgggcaacaaagtgaaactctgtctcaataaaaaaaaaaaaaaaaaaaaagggaacttCTAGGCTGTGACAGCTGTGTACTAAGTGTAGAGAAGAGAGCAGCCCGTACTAGAGCAGGTCAGATGGCTACAGGAGTGACTTCCTCAGGAAGATGGATTCGATAGAAAACCTGACGTGTCTTGAGTATCTTCAAAGGAGATTGAGACTACTAAGGAGCCctagcaggggtggggaacctgtggcctcaataccttttaataaagggacttgttctgtaaaattggatttagtcaaaaggctgcactcaagtatccagaaggccacatgtggcccgaaggccacaggttccccacccctgtcttAGTGAATAGTACCTGAGTGAGTGTTCATGATATCTTTTTTGACGTGCTTgaaatgtttcattaaaataaattcaagtaaccacaaatattatttcactccactgcttaaaattctttaataGCTTCCTACTgcactttggattttattctaaatcttAACCTTGGGTTATAAAACACTGTACTGTCTGACCCCTTCCTATCTCTCTCCCTCCAAAATTGTTCCAACCACACTGATATTCTGTAGTTCCTGGATCCGGTTCACCCAGTGTTTTCCAGCCTACCTCTGGGGACTTTGTACATACTGTGCCTTCTTCCTGGCATCCCTGCACTTTTCTTTGTGTAGCTGTATTCTTTAACCTTGAGCTCTCAGCTTTGATGTCACCTCCTCATAGAGACCTTTCCTGATCACTTTAAAACTAGGTCATTTTTACTCCCTTAATTCTCTCATTGAGTGCTGTGTTTGTGTTCTTTATAGCATTTATGACagttttatttgttgatttacttttgttctgtcttttccattagaatgtaagctgCATGAGGGTGGGGGCCTTGTCTATCCATGTCTGTCTTATTCACCATGATATCACAAACCAGCAGCTAATTTACCCactgcctagcacatagtaaccATTAAACAGAtgttgtggaatgaatgaatgaatacccaGTATAGCTCTTCTAAAGGTTTCATGTGGTAGTGTttagacctgagttcaaattccagtCCTGCCCTTACCAAGTTGATCCTGTTTTATCTGTAAACAGAGGATATCAACACAAATAGTTCCTCTTCCCCCTATTCCCAGTGgggtttaataattttttttttttttttgagacagagtctcactttgttgcccaggctagtgtgagtgccgtggcatcagcctagctcacagctacctcaatctcctgggctcaaacaatcctactgcctcagccttccgagtagctgggactacaggcatgtgccaccatgcccagctaattttttgtatatatatatttttagttggtcaattaatttctatctttagtagagacgaggtctctcaggctggtttcaaactcctgacctcgagcaatctgcccacctcagcctcccagagtgctaagattataggtatgagccaccacgcccggcaataACCTATTTTTTAcagtcagaaaaaatatttttatagggttGCTTTGAGGatagaatatgaaaatgtatataaagtatttatataatACCAAACACAAAACATATGTTCAGTAAATAGAAGCTGCATTTATATTTATCCAGAGGTATATGACTAATGTCATCATCCAACTAAATAAACTATTGTCATCTTTCCAAAAGTAAATATCTCCCTTATATTTACATACCAAGAAATTAAGAAGTAAAATCCTAACAGTGAACAAAgcaaatagagcagaaaaattgATAGCTGAAACGATGACAGTTTCCTCAGTATAACTGTTACCTTTCTTTAATGCTGACATTTGTTACCAttaatagttaattttaaaaataattgttaatttcttaaattagataaaatatgagctccttgagggtaAAGACTATGGCCTTTTTCATTGTATTCCCAGTGTCTAATAGAGTTCTTGGTGTTTAATATGTgtttaatgaaagaatgaaaataaacctTACTATAAAAAAGAATCCCATGAACATCAGTACCAGCTCCTCTTGTCCCTTTACTCCTTTCAGTCTGTTATACTGACTTCTGCTTTTCTCACACACCTTTATTTTATGCATCTATTTCTGTAAATTAGCATGGTATATGTTGTACTTACTTTAACAGTTTTGTTATCTGTACTCCCATCATAGTTTGCTTTTCCTTGGGTGTTAGTCATTCTGGTATTCACTGTTATGAACTGTATTGCTATAAACATCTTTGTAAATCACTTTTCCCACTTCTGAATGATTTCCTTGGCCTTTATTTCCAAATGAATCAGAGTATAGACAGTTCAGTGAATCCACTCACTTAGATCATTAcctaatttttaatctttatccaCAAGACATCAGTGATGGTAGTGTAAGAATTATAATAGTATTGTGAATTTCTTGTGTTCCAGTGATCATATTGTGATTGATTTTATTCTACCTTCCTCTCAGGGTATATGAGTGTAACAAACGCTGCAAATGTGACCCAAACATGTGCACAAATCGGTTGGTACAACATGGACTACAGGTTCGATTACAGCTCTTCAAGACACAGAACAAGGGCTGGGGTATCCGCTGCTTGGACGACATTGCCAAAGGctcttttgtgtgtatttatgcaGGTTGGTGATGAAATATAAGGATTGCTTTCTGGGGTTGGGACATGGTGGGGAATTGAATCAGAGACAAGTTGGACATAAGAATAAagtgcaaggccgggcgcggtggctcacgcctgtaatcctagcactctgggaggctgaggcgggcggattgctcgaggtcagcagttcgaaaccaccctgagcaagagcaagaccccggctctactataaatagaaagaaattaattggccaattaatatatatacaaaaaaattagccgagcatggtggcgcatgcctgtagtcccagctacttgggagtctgaggcagtaggattgcttgagcccaggagtttgaggttgctgtgagctaggctgatgccacggcactcactctagcctgtacaacaaagcaagactctgtctaaaaaaataaaaataaaaaaaattttaaaaaaagaataaagtgcatggatcaggtgtggtggctcacgcctataatcccagcactctgggaggctgaggtgagcagattgctcaaggtcaggagttcaaaaccagcctgggcaagagcgagacaccatgtctactaaaaatagaaagaaattaattggccaactaaaaatatatagaaaaacttagccaggcattgtggcgcatgcctgtagtcccagcttactcgGGAgtttgaggcagtaggattgcttgagcccaggagtttgaggttgctgtgagctaggcaacaaagtgagactctgtctcaaaaaaaggaataaagtgctTGATATGTAAACTGGGAATAAGAGGAGGCCAGGGatgttttctataaagaaaaacatgaggccgggcgcggtggctcacgcctgtgatcctagctccctgggaggccgagccgggcggattgctcaaggtcaggagttcgaaaccagcctgagcaagagcgagaccctgtctctactataaatagaaagaaattaattggccaactaatatatatacaaaaaattagccgggcatggtggcgcatgcctgtagtcccagctacttgggaggctgaggcaggaggattgcttgagccaggagtttgaggttgctgtgagctaggctgacgccatggcactcactctagcctgggcaacaaagtgagactctgtctcaaaaaaaaaaaaaaaagaaaaacatgagtgATGTGCCTATCTAGGTGgaccagagagagacagactgaaGTGTTtcataaaagaatgaaagggGATCAATTTTGGACATGTTGATGTTTCAGAGGACAGATGTGTTTGTCAAGTCCATTGTATCATTTTCTCCCATATCATTCCACTCTACCTAGAGAGGTTTTAGCATAGCTGAGAACTCTCTTTTGATAATGTAAAGTGGCAAAAATGGGAAGTTGGAACGGGCAAGATTAAGAAGTATAGGAAGCTTTCCCATACTGGCATTGTTAAGACACAAAGGAGATATCGTTGAAGAGAAATGACAGACCAGAGTGGAGACATTTGACTCTACATGCTGGTAGACTGGGTATTGATGGAATGacctttattctttctaaaaggTCCCCATAACCCTAGAAGGCCTTTAATTCTCTTCATTCTCAGGCAAAATCCTGACAGATGACTTTGCAGACAAGGAGGGTCTGGAAATGGGTGATGAATACTTTGCAAATCTGGACCATATCGAGAGCGTGGAGAACTTCAAGGAAGGATATGAGAGTGATGCCCCCTGTTCCTCTGACAGCAGTGGTGTAGATTTGAAGGACCAGGAAGATGGCAATAGCGGTACGGAGGACCCGGAAGAGTCCAATGACGATAGCTCAGATGATAACTTCTGTAAGGATGAGGACTTCAGCACCAGCTCAGTGTGGCGGAGCTATGCTACCCGGAGGCAGACCCGGGGCCAGAAGGAGAATGGACTGTCTGAAACAGCTTCCAAAGACTCCCGCCCTCCAGACCTAGGGCCCCCACATGTTCCTGTCCCTCCCTCTATCCCTGTAGGTGGCTGCAATCCACCTTCCTCTGAAGAGACACCCAAGAACAAGGTGGCCTCATGGTTGAGTTGCAATAGCGTCAGTGAAGGTGGTTTTGCTGACTCTGATAGCCGTTCATCCTTCAAGACCAGTGAAGGTGGGGAGGGTCGGGGTGGGGGAAGCAGAATGGAGGCTGAGAAGGCCTCCACCTCAGGATTGGGCATCAAGGATGAGGGAGACATCAAACAGGCCAAAAAAGAGGTAAGTAGGGCCCAAAACAGAGCAGTGGCTTTTAACTTTGGTGCAGTAACAAACCAATGAAGTCTTATCATGAGTGCATGTAGATTATTTTACTTGATGGATATTTCTGAGGCAACCTCATAATATCCCCCCTCTACCCAGCATATTCCTAGTATTTGTTTAAAGAACCAAATTTTACTTGGATACTTCTTGGTATTTAAACAAAAGAaccatataatcctagcactttgggaggccaaggtgggaggattgattgcttaaggccaggagttcaagaccagcctcagcaatatagcaaaaccccatctctacaggaaaaaaaaaagtagccaggcatcatggtatgcctgtagtccagctgctcaggaggctgaggtgggacaatcgcttgagcccaggtgttcaaggctgcagtaagctatgatcgtgccactgtactgcagcctgagtaacaaagtgagatcctatttcttaaaaaaaaataaatcacaaattatattaaaatctaCTTGAGGGGAGATGACTGGTTCATTTGAAAGTGAAGgataaggttttttttgtttgttttttttaaattaaatgctcTTTCAAGTTACCTACatcatttcttccttctactaAAGTAGAAAAGTAAGAATTGATTTTAACTATATCTTAATGATATTGAAACTTTCCACATTACAGATGGTGAAACTGTGTCCCTGGTCTGTATAACATTCCTCTTGTGGTGTTTTCCACAAGCATTATGCCTCATCATGGAGAAAGCTTAAAGGCTTCTGCCAGGAGGGTTTAGTGTGGAGAATATGATTATTGCTGTCAAGTTGCAGAGTGATTTCCTCATACCCACCCCTGGCTAACTTTATCTTTGAAAGACatttaaggccgggtgcggtggctcacgcctgtaatcctagcactctgggagaccgaggtgggcagattgctcgaggtcaggagttcaaaaccagcctgagcaagagtgagaccccgtgtctactataaatagaaattaattagccaactaatatatgtagaaaaaattagctgggtatggtggcacatgcctgtagtcccagctacttgggaggctgaggcaggaggattgcttgagcccaggagtttgaggttgctgtgagctagactgacgccatggcactcactctagcctgggcaacaaagcgagactctgtctcaaaaaaaaaaaggtaattaattTAAAGTTAAGTCTAATTATTGGATTTGTTACCTTGGGCCATGAAGCATTTAACTCTTCACTTGTTCTTTTCCAGGAACCTGATGACCGAACCAAGCTGTCAGTGTAAGTGCCTATCTTTTCAACCTGTTTACAAATCTGCCTTCTCCTCTCAGGCCTATGAAAGAAGCCTAAGAATCAGCCAATAACTTGATCCCCTCTCATTCCTTCCCCTCCCGTCAGAGTTACTGAAAGCACTCGAAATTATGGTTATAATCCTTCTCCCGTGAAGCCTGAAGGACTTCGCCGCCCACCCAGTAAGACTAGTATGCTTCAGAGCCGGAGACTCATGGCCTCTGCTCAGTCCAACCCTGATGTAAGTGACGTTCTCAAACTGTACCTTACCcagctttctgttttatttggagTCTAAGTAAAGAAACATCGAAGATTCTCACCTCATCAGGTCTTTCACTATAATTACTATTAGgtcttttcttgcttctttggTCTTTACTTcctgcctcattttcttttatccagCATCTAATTTTCCTCTTGCTACATTCTGAGTCCCTTCCTATAAAACCATAGGTAAGAGCAAGGACTTGAAGGGGCCCTTTCCGTTTACTCTTCTTCCTTCTTGCCTTTCTGCTTCCCCAGGATGTCCTGACACTGTCCAGCAGCACAGAAAGTGAGGGGGAAAGTGGGACAAGCCGAAAGCCCACTGCTGGTCAGACTTCAGCTACAGCGGTTGACAGTGATGATATCCAGACCATCTCCTCTGGCTCTGAAGGGGATGACTTTGAGGACAAGAAGAATATGTCTGGTAAGTCTGGAAAAAATTTGGGAGTGGTAGGAAGAAATAGTAGGAAAGTTGGAATAGAGCATTTTTTAAGGAAGCTAAAGAAGTAGGGGAGAAAAATTCAGATTCAAAGAGTTGAAGCTTCTCTAACGGGGGCTTCCTGACTCTAAGCTAAACTATTATTGTTTGACATGTCCCTTTCCACTCTTCTAATTCCCTACTCTTTTCCCTCACCTCCTTTGTCCAGCAGATCTAATTCTGCTTGAAAGAACTGCCACTTAGGATCTTTACCTGAGTCCTAGGTTATTGGTATTCCTGAGCTACAATGTGTGGGAGAAAAAGTGGGGGTAGAATGTCCAGTCATGAGTTGGGATAGATCCTGACCTCATTCTCTTTCCTGTCCAGGTCCAATGAAGCGCCAAGTGGCAGTAAAATCAACCCGAGGTTTTGCTCTTAAATCAACCCATGGGATTGCCATTAAATCAACCAACATGGCCTCTGTGGAGAAGGGGGAGAGTGCACCTGTGCGTAAGAACACACGCCAATTCTACGATGGTGAGGAGTCTTGCTACATCATCGATGCCAAGCTTGAAGGCAACCTGGGCCGCTACCTCAATGTGAGACCCCTTCCCAGTACCTCTAGATGCTGGATTATCCCACGGTCCTCAGATTTCTACTTCCTTTAATGCTCTGTAAACCTAcctttttttgttataaattcttGATCTTAAAGAAGTGGCTTGCTTTCAGAACATATCTGCTGTAATGGGGAGGGTCGAATGGCATCgtttttcttccatctctcaCCCCTCAAAGCCAGATTCTTTTTTCCTAGTTCTTACTCGATCCTGTCCTTAAACCTACAGCATAGTTGCAGCCCCAACCTGTTTGTCCAGAATGTCTTTGTGGATACTCATGATCTTCGCTTCCCCTGGGTGGCCTTCTTTGCCAGCAAGTAAGGAGGAGTCTGGAGGGGGTGACTGGGGAGGGGCAAAACCATTAAAATTCTAAGGGCCTCCCCTCCATCTGTGATCTGGTTCTACCTACATACTCTATAATCATAGGTGCCTGGGTTATCTGCTGTTTTTACCACACCcgtccttttcttccttttcaggaGAATCCGAGCTGGGACAGAACTTACTTGGGACTACAACTATGAGGTGGGCAGTGTGGAAGGCAAGGAACTCCTTTGCTGCTGTGGAGCCATCGAATGCAGAGGGCGTCTTCTTTAGATAGAGGATGGCCTTCCTCCAACTGTCCTTTCCTCAGGAACTGGGTCTTCCTGACTATTGAACTCTGACCCCAAGTCTCTGGTCTAGCTACTCCCCCCAGCTCCTAGTAGATAGAAATGGGGGTTCTGGATCAGGAGATCCCTTTCAATGTGGTGCTAGCCGGCAGGATCCCTTCTCCATCTAAGGCACTAAAGGGTGGGGAGAGATGACCACTCTTACCTAGGCCTGATACCCCTCAGTCCTCCTGCTGCTCATCCCTCCCATCTCACATTTGTTCAAGTGTTCATGCCTCTAACAGACTCTATTCCTGGAATGGAGGCTGTGTATCTACTACCCctggtttgtatttttcttgaaagTCTTAACAAGATGATAAAACTAAAAGattgtgatttcatttctttccctcaGCCCCTGTACTCCCAATTATAGATCTTTCAGTGAGATCTCTCCCTCTATCCTCCCCAGTGGGACAAGTCATTAATCTTGTACTTTCTCTAcctttgcattttctcatttgccatttgaaatttaaaaaggaaaatgttacatAACTGCAAGGAAGGCATAAGAAAGATTATCATAGTTTATTTAGTTGATCCCACTTTTTCAATTCCTAATAGTCTGATGCTTAttgccatattttatttcatctttaatatattttaatttaaaaaaacacattagcAGTACATTTTGGTCTGAAATGGTCCCTCTGCTGAATGCTAGGTGCTAGCTGTAATTCTGGCTTTAAAACCAAAACcccaaacatttaataaataaaaattagaattagttGCCATTCTACTCCAAACCAGCTAGCCTAGTGGAAGAGGCCAGAGAAAGGAGGCAGTCAGATTTTTTTACCTGTGGCTACAGACAGCTGGCAGAGAAGTGACACAAAGATCATCTGAGCAGTTCCCAGTACAGCCCCACTTTTTGGCAGAGGTAGGGTAAGGGTCATGTGTCATGTGCACCCTCCTACACTCAATTCCTTTGTGTCTTAGAGGGAAGAAGTTAAAAGTCAGCTCAGCTTTGGTTTCTGGCCTGAGTTAGGGAGCATAGAAAGGTGAGCCTTGGTCCAACTTTGGCAGAATGATGAGGCCCACAGATGGGACATTAAGGCACAACCCTGGCTCTGGAGGTCAGGGAGTCAAAGGCAGACAGGGCCAAATGCTAAGAATAAGGAATGTGAGTTgtaacccccacccccagtgctgaGGAAGGGTCTTAAAAGCAATAGAAAGGATAACCTGGAGGATAGAGAGGAAAATAAGACCATCCCCCCTCTAACAAAGGATATAACCAACCTCCCCTCTACCTAGGGATAAATAGGCTGGTTAGAATTTGGTTTAAAGGCAACTGGGTGACAAAGAAGCAAGGAGGGAGGGCACAGAGaactctcctctctttctcctttcccccagAGCTTAAAGTGACCCTATAGGGAGGGTGGGATAGTTCCTTGGCTTTATGCACTAATCTGGGAGGCAGCTGGGATGATGGTTCAGTCATTCTTACGATGGTTGTTATTGAGGATGGGATGGCCATTGGCTAGGGGCCGGCTCTTTGCTCCTCCCCCAGCTGTAGCTTCCTCCCCCTCTGAGCTCTCTGTTTCTTCCCGGTCACTGCGTTCATCTTCTACCAACTGTGGAAGAGATACAAAAAGTTACGTGATATCCTCAAACCCCTAAGGACTGCCTCTCCAAGAGCTTGTTCTTGTTCTACCCAGGGCCCCACACTAGTTTTTTTAGAGGGTTGCTGCATGACAGGGACTTTAAAGAGTTCTAGAGTTGAGAGTGGTAAGGCCTACAAAATGAGGACAGAGCCTTCACCTTTCCAGTTATGAACTTGTGGGCCATGCGCAAAATGAGGTAGGCCCAGAAGATATGCAGCAGCTGTAGCACTCCCATCATGGAATTGAAGAAGTAATAGCCAAAGAAGGCAGGATAGAGCTCCAGTGGGTACACGAGGGTGCAGTGCAGGATCCTACAGATTCGAAGGGAGAGATAGAATTCTAAACACAGACGAGAAGGGGTTAAGATGGGGGAGGCAGATAAATGAGGGGGAGAAAGGCAAAACTCCTGATTCCTCAAGAAAAGGAGTATAGCCTTGCTGCCAACTCACCAGAAAGGCAGGATGACCAGTCGGGTGATGATGAAAACAACAGCGAAGACGATGAAGATGTTGTTGCAGGTGTTTTTCCATCCCGCATAGTTAAACATCTTGGCTGACTGCATAGACAGCCCTCATCCATCATCATGGGCTCCTGAGTCTCCCAGGTATATTCATATGTACACCCCAATTAGCAGCACTGACTCTGTGCCCATCCCTCCTTGGTCCCAAGAATGTTGTTCCCCAAACCCCTCCCAAAAACCAAAGGGACAGAAGAACATGTACTAGGGTCTCTAGGTTTGGGGAAGCCTAACCTCTAGCAGATAGTCAGAAGAGTCATGCAGAGCCATGATGAGAGTCCCAGCTCGGATATAATTGGCAAACCAGGAGAAGCTGATGAGGATGATGGTGGCCACATGGTGGATGATTTGTTCCTTGAAATCCTGCAGAAAAGATGCAGGCTCCAAGGGGACTTTTTCCTGTTCCCCAGCCCACACtatcccttcttccctctcaccTTTAGCTCCCCATATGCCAACAGCTCCATCCAGAGCACCCAGAACTCAAAGGTGAGGCTGTTCATCCCAGGACCTCACTTTGGCTCTTAGGCCTAACTGCCCAGCCCTTTCACCCACCTTTCGCTTGACATCAGAGGCAATGCTGAAGAGCAGGGACCAGTAGAAGGAAAGTTCAATCATGTAGTACCAATACTGGGAAGGG
This region of Microcebus murinus isolate Inina chromosome 2, M.murinus_Inina_mat1.0, whole genome shotgun sequence genomic DNA includes:
- the CERS2 gene encoding ceramide synthase 2, coding for MLQTLYDYFWWERLWLPVNLTWADLEDRDGRVYAKASDLYITLPLALLFLIIRYFFELYVATPLAALLNVKEKTRLRAPPNATLEHFYLTSGKQPKQAEVELLSRQSGLSGRQVERWFRRRRNQDRPSLLKKFREASWRFTFYLIAFIAGMAVIVDKPWFYDMKKVWEGYPIQSIIPSQYWYYMIELSFYWSLLFSIASDVKRKDFKEQIIHHVATIILISFSWFANYIRAGTLIMALHDSSDYLLESAKMFNYAGWKNTCNNIFIVFAVVFIITRLVILPFWILHCTLVYPLELYPAFFGYYFFNSMMGVLQLLHIFWAYLILRMAHKFITGKLVEDERSDREETESSEGEEATAGGGAKSRPLANGHPILNNNHRKND